Proteins from a genomic interval of Sparus aurata chromosome 21, fSpaAur1.1, whole genome shotgun sequence:
- the LOC115572951 gene encoding monocyte chemotactic protein 1B-like, whose product MSSLAFVSLLLVAIMASTVSSNGAVASCCLTTSNTQVRRENLIRYYVQVRPQCPMHAVVFTTITFKRICADPDRVWTKTSMAFIDGKNYSQQHRSHRR is encoded by the exons ATGTCAAGTCTTGCCtttgtctccctcctcctcgtaGCCATCATGGCGTCAACAGTCTCATCTAATG GTGCGGTAGCCAGTTGTTGCCTAACCACCTCAAATACTCAAGTCCGCCGGGAAAATCTGATCAGATACTACGTACAAGTGCGACCACAATGCCCGATGCACGCAGTGGT ATTTACCACGATTACTTTCAAGAGAATCTGCGCTGACCCCGACAGAGTGTGGACGAAGACCAGCATGGCGTTCATCGACGGAAAGAACTATAGTCAGCAGCACAGGTCACACCGTCGCTGA
- the ccl20l gene encoding C-C motif chemokine 20 isoform X2: MTPIRVMSAAVLICFILGLLSPASSARSINGRACCTTYNRKPIPFQRIKGYREQTTKENCRIEAIIFYTVRRAEVCATRKDEWVRIILDQLSSKLKKMSKAGPAAGENQMKKTVNSPFSDGSGSFFTTKQTFPNGTESFY; this comes from the exons ATGACTCCCATAAGAGTGATGAGTGCGGCCGTCCTCATCTGCTTCATACTGGGTCTGCTCAGTCCAGCTTCATCTGCCC GTTCCATCAACGGCAGAGCCTGTTGTACGACATACAACAGGAAGCCGATACCCTTCCAGCGCATCAAGGGCTACAGAGAACAAACCACCAAAGAAAACTGCCGCATCGAGGCGATCAT TTTCTACACGGTTAGGAGGGCTGAGGTATGTGCGACTCGCAAGGATGAGTGGGTGAGAATAATCCTGGACCAACTCAG TTcaaaactgaagaaaatgtCCAAGGCCGGCCCTGCAGCAGGGGAAAATCAGATGAAGAAAACCGTGAACTCACCGTTCAGTGATGGAAGTGGATCTTTCTTCACCACCAAACAGACCTTCCCGAACGGCACTGAAAGTTTCTATTAG
- the ccl20l gene encoding C-C motif chemokine 20 isoform X1: protein MTPIRVMSAAVLICFILGLLSPASSAPGSINGRACCTTYNRKPIPFQRIKGYREQTTKENCRIEAIIFYTVRRAEVCATRKDEWVRIILDQLSSKLKKMSKAGPAAGENQMKKTVNSPFSDGSGSFFTTKQTFPNGTESFY from the exons ATGACTCCCATAAGAGTGATGAGTGCGGCCGTCCTCATCTGCTTCATACTGGGTCTGCTCAGTCCAGCTTCATCTGCCC CAGGTTCCATCAACGGCAGAGCCTGTTGTACGACATACAACAGGAAGCCGATACCCTTCCAGCGCATCAAGGGCTACAGAGAACAAACCACCAAAGAAAACTGCCGCATCGAGGCGATCAT TTTCTACACGGTTAGGAGGGCTGAGGTATGTGCGACTCGCAAGGATGAGTGGGTGAGAATAATCCTGGACCAACTCAG TTcaaaactgaagaaaatgtCCAAGGCCGGCCCTGCAGCAGGGGAAAATCAGATGAAGAAAACCGTGAACTCACCGTTCAGTGATGGAAGTGGATCTTTCTTCACCACCAAACAGACCTTCCCGAACGGCACTGAAAGTTTCTATTAG